The Devosia sp. SD17-2 genome includes a region encoding these proteins:
- a CDS encoding aldo/keto reductase: MNRRPLGRSEIVIEPLVLGGNVFGWTADEKKSFEILDAFLDEGFTAVDTAEGYPNWVEGNPPGMSETIIGNWMKARGNRDKVHLITKVNSGKPARGLSHEGIKQSVEASLKRLQTDYLDIYFSHWPDPTTEIEETLSAYDTLIRAGKVRTIGASNYNRAQMEEAIETSIVKSLPRYEVVQPLYNLYEREDFDALRPFLLEHDVGAIVYYSLAAGFLTGKYRSAEDKEGRIRGLKMDRFLNDKGFRILAAMDEVAAETGATLAEIALAWLVAQPGVSAPIASATSIEQVKSLAKGVRLELSEDAIARLTAAGA, from the coding sequence ATGAATCGTCGCCCCCTTGGACGCAGTGAAATCGTCATCGAACCCCTGGTTTTGGGCGGCAATGTCTTTGGCTGGACCGCGGACGAAAAGAAAAGCTTCGAGATCCTCGACGCTTTCCTCGACGAAGGCTTTACCGCGGTGGACACGGCCGAGGGATATCCCAACTGGGTCGAGGGCAACCCGCCCGGCATGAGCGAAACCATCATCGGCAACTGGATGAAGGCGCGCGGAAATCGCGACAAGGTTCACCTCATCACCAAGGTCAATTCGGGCAAGCCGGCGCGCGGCCTCAGCCATGAAGGCATCAAGCAGAGCGTTGAAGCCTCGCTCAAGCGCCTCCAGACCGACTACCTCGACATCTACTTCAGCCACTGGCCCGATCCCACCACCGAGATCGAGGAAACCCTGAGCGCCTATGACACGCTGATCCGCGCCGGCAAGGTGCGCACCATCGGCGCGTCGAACTACAATCGCGCCCAGATGGAAGAGGCCATCGAGACCTCGATCGTCAAGTCGCTGCCGCGCTATGAAGTGGTCCAGCCTCTCTACAATCTCTATGAGCGCGAGGACTTTGACGCCCTGCGTCCGTTCCTCCTCGAACACGACGTCGGCGCCATCGTCTATTACAGCCTCGCGGCCGGTTTCCTCACCGGCAAATACCGCTCGGCCGAAGACAAGGAAGGGCGCATCCGGGGCCTCAAGATGGATCGTTTCCTCAACGACAAGGGCTTCCGGATCCTTGCGGCCATGGATGAAGTTGCGGCCGAAACCGGCGCGACGCTTGCCGAGATCGCCCTGGCCTGGCTCGTCGCCCAGCCCGGCGTCAGCGCCCCGATCGCCTCGGCGACCTCGATCGAGCAGGTGAAGAGCCTCGCCAAGGGTGTCCGACTGGAGCTATCCGAGGATGCCATTGCTCGCCTGACCGCTGCCGGCGCGTAA
- a CDS encoding LacI family transcriptional regulator, whose product MGLDEPSRSRPSERVTLKTIAVMTGLSLSTVSLSLRGGTTLKQETRDKVRAAAKALGYVPDRAGVRLRTGKTNVLTLVLDGAEDSIDFARQMIQGIGQAIAGTRYHLNVAPEFSNSQSTDTIRYILDSRAADGVIITHTAPDDARVAMMMDAGFPFVSHGRTEFTTTHAFHDFHAEAFARLAVERLAAKGCRKVMLIIGDDRTTNFRNLTTAFEAAAAAAGLEPEVRNNGVSRLDPSGMRALGLELAADGQRPDGIVCDSEMRAIALVGGLLEGGLRPGEDIGLVYKQTSGILPTLFPRVDSIQEDVFAAGAELTRLLLKRIEGEPVESLQTLAEPVVHWRS is encoded by the coding sequence ATGGGTTTAGACGAGCCTTCCCGATCCCGGCCCAGTGAGCGCGTGACGCTCAAGACCATCGCCGTGATGACGGGGCTGAGCCTCTCGACGGTGTCGCTGTCGCTGCGGGGCGGCACGACGCTCAAGCAGGAAACGCGCGACAAGGTCAGAGCGGCCGCCAAGGCGCTCGGCTATGTGCCCGACCGCGCAGGAGTGCGTCTGCGCACCGGCAAGACCAATGTGCTGACGCTGGTGCTCGATGGGGCCGAGGATTCCATCGACTTTGCCCGCCAGATGATCCAGGGCATCGGCCAGGCGATTGCGGGAACACGCTACCACCTCAATGTCGCCCCGGAATTTTCCAACAGCCAGTCGACCGACACGATCCGCTATATTCTCGACAGCCGGGCGGCGGACGGGGTGATCATCACTCATACCGCGCCGGACGATGCGCGGGTGGCCATGATGATGGACGCGGGGTTTCCCTTCGTCAGCCATGGCCGGACAGAATTCACCACGACGCACGCCTTTCACGATTTTCACGCAGAGGCTTTTGCGCGCCTTGCAGTCGAGCGCCTCGCGGCGAAGGGCTGCAGGAAGGTGATGCTGATCATCGGGGATGACCGGACCACCAATTTCCGCAATCTCACGACGGCGTTCGAGGCGGCGGCAGCAGCGGCAGGGCTCGAGCCCGAGGTGCGCAACAATGGCGTCTCGCGGCTTGATCCCTCCGGCATGCGGGCGCTGGGTCTGGAGCTGGCGGCAGACGGGCAGCGGCCCGACGGCATTGTCTGCGACAGCGAGATGCGCGCCATTGCGCTCGTCGGCGGGCTGCTGGAGGGCGGACTGCGTCCGGGCGAGGATATCGGGCTCGTCTACAAGCAGACGTCAGGCATCTTGCCGACGCTGTTCCCGCGGGTCGACAGCATCCAGGAGGACGTATTTGCCGCCGGGGCCGAGCTGACGCGGCTGTTGCTGAAGCGGATCGAGGGGGAGCCGGTGGAGAGCCTGCAAACGCTCGCCGAGCCCGTGGTGCACTGGCGGAGCTGA
- the mce gene encoding methylmalonyl-CoA epimerase, translating to MIGRLNHIAIAVQDLAVASARYRDMLGANVGEPQALPEHGVTVVFIDTGNSKVELLEALGEGSPIASFLEKNPAGGMHHICYEVPDIVAAIAKLVERGARILGDGKPRIGAHGNPVIFLHPKDFDGTLVELEEVAPL from the coding sequence ATGATCGGGCGTCTCAATCATATCGCCATCGCCGTGCAGGATCTGGCGGTGGCTTCGGCCCGCTATCGCGACATGCTCGGCGCCAATGTCGGCGAACCCCAGGCGCTCCCCGAGCATGGGGTGACGGTGGTCTTCATCGACACCGGCAATTCCAAGGTCGAACTACTCGAGGCGCTGGGCGAAGGCTCGCCCATTGCCAGCTTTCTCGAAAAGAACCCTGCCGGTGGCATGCACCACATCTGCTACGAAGTCCCCGACATCGTAGCAGCCATTGCCAAACTGGTCGAACGCGGCGCCCGCATCCTGGGCGATGGAAAGCCCCGGATCGGTGCCCACGGCAACCCCGTCATTTTCCTCCACCCAAAGGATTTTGACGGCACGCTGGTCGAACTCGAGGAAGTCGCGCCCCTCTAG
- a CDS encoding acetyl/propionyl/methylcrotonyl-CoA carboxylase subunit alpha has protein sequence MTITKLLIANRGEIACRVIKTAKKMGIATVAVYSDADREALHVRMADEAVHIGASPAKDSYLLADKIIAACKATGAQAVHPGYGFLSENASFSAALEAEGIIFVGPGPKAIEAMGDKITSKKLAAEAGVSTVPGHMGLIDDAEHAVTISKSIGYPVMIKASAGGGGKGMRIAWNDAEAREGFERSKSEAASSFGDDRIFIEKFVTEPRHIEIQLIADAHGNAIYLNERECSIQRRNQKVIEEAPSPFLDEATRKAMGEQSVALAQAVGYRSAGTVEFIVDKDKKFYFLEMNTRLQVEHPVTEMITGLDLVELMLRVANGEKLPLTQDQVQRNGWAIESRLYAEDPYRNFLPSTGRLTRYRPPAESVSDDLVVRNDTGVFEGGEISTFYDPMIAKLCTWAPTREAAVDAMAVALDSFEVEGVGNNLPFLSTVMEQDRFREGRLTTGYIAEEFPEGFSGAALSDEHHFDVVAAAAVLMARRDHRRMGGETESRWHVQVGDKAETVVLHQKGSDIVVDAEWRSEAVHVTWQPGDTLARLDWSGGRHAVLKVDPTTSGFRVRYRGADLKVLVLRPHIAKYLTHMPVKVPPDMSKYLLCPMPGQVVRIDVKEGDVVEDGQTLAIVEAMKMENVLKADKRARVKTVHVVPGAVLAVDQVMLEFEAV, from the coding sequence ATGACCATCACCAAACTCCTCATCGCCAATCGGGGCGAGATCGCCTGCCGGGTTATCAAGACGGCAAAGAAGATGGGCATCGCCACGGTTGCGGTCTATTCGGACGCCGACCGTGAGGCCCTGCATGTGCGCATGGCCGACGAGGCGGTCCATATCGGCGCCTCGCCCGCCAAGGATTCTTATCTGCTGGCCGACAAGATTATTGCTGCCTGTAAAGCGACGGGCGCCCAGGCGGTCCATCCCGGCTACGGCTTCCTCTCGGAAAATGCGTCTTTCTCCGCAGCGCTCGAAGCCGAAGGCATTATCTTCGTCGGCCCGGGTCCCAAGGCGATTGAAGCCATGGGAGACAAGATCACATCTAAGAAGCTCGCCGCCGAGGCCGGTGTGTCGACCGTGCCGGGCCATATGGGCCTGATTGATGACGCCGAGCACGCGGTCACCATCTCTAAATCCATCGGCTATCCGGTGATGATCAAGGCCTCGGCCGGCGGTGGCGGCAAGGGCATGCGCATTGCCTGGAACGACGCCGAGGCCCGTGAAGGCTTCGAACGCTCCAAGTCGGAAGCGGCGTCCTCCTTCGGTGATGATCGCATCTTCATCGAAAAATTCGTCACCGAGCCGCGCCACATCGAAATCCAGCTGATCGCCGACGCGCATGGCAATGCGATCTATCTCAACGAGCGCGAATGCTCGATCCAGCGCCGCAACCAGAAGGTCATCGAAGAAGCACCATCGCCCTTCCTCGATGAGGCCACCCGCAAGGCCATGGGCGAGCAGTCCGTGGCCCTGGCCCAGGCCGTGGGTTACCGCAGCGCCGGCACGGTGGAATTCATCGTCGACAAGGACAAAAAGTTCTACTTCCTCGAGATGAATACGCGCCTTCAGGTGGAGCATCCGGTCACCGAGATGATCACCGGGCTCGATCTGGTCGAGCTCATGCTGCGCGTCGCAAATGGCGAAAAGCTGCCGCTCACGCAGGACCAGGTGCAGCGCAATGGCTGGGCCATTGAAAGCCGCCTCTACGCCGAAGACCCATATCGCAACTTCCTCCCCTCGACCGGCCGCCTCACCCGCTATCGTCCGCCCGCGGAAAGCGTCTCGGATGATCTCGTCGTGCGCAACGACACCGGCGTTTTCGAAGGCGGCGAAATCTCGACCTTCTACGATCCGATGATCGCCAAGCTTTGCACCTGGGCCCCGACACGCGAGGCCGCGGTCGATGCCATGGCGGTGGCGCTCGACAGCTTTGAGGTCGAAGGCGTGGGTAATAACCTCCCCTTCCTCTCGACCGTCATGGAGCAGGACCGGTTCCGCGAGGGGCGGCTCACCACCGGCTATATCGCCGAGGAATTCCCGGAAGGGTTCTCTGGCGCCGCGCTTTCCGACGAGCATCACTTCGACGTCGTTGCCGCAGCCGCCGTGCTGATGGCCCGCCGCGATCATCGCCGCATGGGTGGGGAGACCGAAAGCCGCTGGCACGTGCAGGTCGGCGACAAGGCCGAAACAGTGGTGCTGCACCAGAAAGGGTCCGACATCGTCGTCGACGCCGAGTGGCGCTCCGAAGCGGTCCACGTTACCTGGCAGCCCGGCGACACGCTGGCCCGTCTCGACTGGTCCGGCGGCCGCCATGCCGTGCTCAAGGTTGATCCGACCACATCGGGCTTCCGCGTTCGCTATCGCGGGGCGGACCTCAAGGTTCTGGTGCTGCGGCCCCATATTGCCAAATATCTGACCCATATGCCGGTCAAGGTGCCGCCTGACATGAGCAAATATTTGCTCTGCCCCATGCCGGGGCAAGTGGTGCGTATCGACGTCAAGGAGGGGGACGTGGTCGAAGACGGCCAGACCCTCGCCATTGTGGAAGCCATGAAGATGGAAAACGTGCTCAAGGCCGATAAGCGCGCCCGCGTGAAGACGGTCCACGTCGTCCCCGGCGCCGTTCTGGCGGTGGACCAGGTCATGCTTGAGTTCGAGGCGGTGTGA
- a CDS encoding Gfo/Idh/MocA family oxidoreductase, with translation MADGEKRLGLGVIGAGMAAKPHALALKGLRDQIDVRGVWRRDAAALDAFCNEHGFPAAASLDALLADPAVEAVLILTPPNAREALVAAAAAAGKHILMEKPVERTTAAARAIVERCDAAGVTLGIIFQHRFRAASQALAAKVASGELGKLFAVHLIVPWWRPQQGYYDKPGRGTLAHDGGGVLITQAVHSLDLMLSLCGPVKAVTALAATTGFHQMETEDFVAGGLEFANGAVGALMATTANFPGGAESLTLKFEKASATLTGGNLTLHWMDGRTETIGEASNSGGGADPMAFPFDWHMAQIAEFADAVRAGRQPVSTGHSALAVHELVDALVASAREGRRVAL, from the coding sequence ATGGCGGACGGGGAAAAGCGCCTGGGCCTGGGCGTGATCGGAGCAGGCATGGCCGCCAAGCCCCACGCCCTGGCGCTCAAGGGTTTGAGGGACCAGATCGATGTGCGCGGCGTCTGGCGGCGCGATGCCGCAGCGCTCGACGCCTTCTGCAACGAGCACGGATTCCCGGCCGCTGCCAGTCTCGACGCCCTGCTCGCCGATCCGGCGGTCGAGGCTGTCCTTATCCTCACTCCGCCCAACGCCCGCGAGGCGCTCGTGGCCGCCGCTGCTGCTGCCGGCAAACACATTCTGATGGAAAAGCCGGTGGAGCGCACCACAGCGGCCGCCCGTGCCATCGTCGAGCGCTGCGACGCGGCAGGCGTTACCCTCGGCATTATTTTCCAGCACCGTTTTCGCGCTGCCTCGCAGGCCCTGGCCGCCAAGGTGGCGAGCGGGGAGCTCGGAAAACTCTTTGCCGTCCATCTTATTGTGCCATGGTGGCGACCGCAGCAGGGCTATTACGACAAGCCCGGCCGGGGCACGCTCGCCCATGACGGCGGTGGCGTCCTCATTACCCAGGCTGTCCACTCGCTCGACCTGATGCTGAGCCTCTGTGGGCCGGTGAAGGCCGTGACAGCGCTTGCCGCGACCACTGGGTTCCACCAGATGGAAACCGAGGATTTCGTCGCCGGCGGGCTCGAATTCGCCAATGGCGCGGTGGGTGCCCTGATGGCCACCACGGCCAATTTCCCTGGCGGCGCTGAAAGCCTCACCCTCAAGTTCGAAAAAGCCAGCGCCACACTCACCGGCGGCAATCTCACCCTTCATTGGATGGACGGGCGAACCGAGACCATCGGCGAGGCCAGCAATTCCGGCGGTGGCGCCGACCCCATGGCGTTTCCGTTCGACTGGCACATGGCCCAGATCGCCGAGTTCGCCGATGCGGTGCGGGCAGGGCGCCAGCCCGTCTCCACCGGCCATTCGGCGCTCGCCGTCCATGAGCTGGTCGATGCCCTCGTCGCCTCCGCCCGAGAAGGCCGGCGCGTCGCGCTCTGA
- a CDS encoding VOC family protein, with the protein MQKIATISLLVADYDAAIAFYRDQAGFDLLEDTDMGGGKRWVLVAPPGGSGPRLLLAKAEGEAQLAALGNQAGGRVMLFLETDDFARDHAAMLARGVTFLEPPRHEAYGSVAVFADLYGNKWDLIEPRR; encoded by the coding sequence ATGCAGAAGATCGCCACGATTTCGCTTCTCGTCGCCGACTATGACGCCGCCATTGCCTTCTATCGCGACCAGGCCGGCTTCGATCTCCTGGAAGATACCGATATGGGCGGCGGCAAGCGCTGGGTTCTGGTCGCTCCGCCCGGCGGCTCGGGTCCGCGCCTCCTCCTCGCCAAGGCTGAGGGCGAAGCCCAGCTGGCCGCTCTCGGCAATCAGGCCGGTGGCCGGGTCATGCTGTTTCTCGAAACCGATGATTTTGCGAGGGATCACGCTGCAATGCTGGCCCGGGGCGTTACCTTCCTCGAACCGCCTCGCCACGAGGCTTATGGCAGCGTTGCCGTTTTCGCCGATCTCTATGGAAACAAATGGGACCTTATCGAGCCGCGGCGTTGA
- a CDS encoding EAL domain-containing protein, translated as MNTAETDRQRTDGRRTTWVPVLLALLMVTAAGFFIDRQSHSISEQRMRADVLGQLSIIRAKLEGNIASDIQLVRGLVSTISSQPDLSQEQFQVLAAHLFEEESQLRSISVAPDLVIAMTYPPNQTRNIGFDYRTSPGQWDAVKEVVDTGRLVLAGPVDLIQGGKGFIGRFPIYKGTGEDRSFWGIAAAVIDIDRLYRDSGLYDPDLPIEIAITGHDSKGGDGALFYGRDLSAENPILADVALPTGSWQLSAIPRGGWAPDGLTQWLLRGLIVLAGGLVILPIFTTRRMVEQRYRHIGQLRVRERELAALTDRLNLALQTSQVGIWELDLDSGAEYWDARTNELYGLPADAAPRTYEQWRAIVHPDDLEKSEAEFKRMIATGHYEAVYRIRLDDGTVRHVRSIAMVKKVPGESDRVLGVNWDITRDVALNEDLRRAHQLTEARNAELETAKIRIEHNALHDSLTGLPNRRFLDEKLQEHSENGYMGSGGIALLHIDLDRFKQINDTLGHAAGDAMLIHASEVLRANCKPTDFVARIGGDEFVVMLEADADDASVACLADSIVQAMRKPALHEGHECRIGVSVGLATARGTDIDVKQLLINADIALYRAKGRGRNRYEFFSAALQAEVIDTKRSADEILKALDTNAFIAFYQPQFDAHTLDVVGVEALARWNHPTEGIKTPDRFLNIAEELSVVASIDRIVLDQALRDLDRWQAMGLNVPRASVNVSQRRLHDEDLVQSLRELRIEPGRIAFELVESIYLDESDGLVGWNIDRIKELGIDIEIDDFGTGYASIVSLQKLHPRRLKIDRQLVDPILTEPAQRRLLASIVDIGKSMGIEIVAEGVETREHAAILRDLGCDILQGYAFARPMDCDSLEVFLRQESWRSAS; from the coding sequence ATGAACACGGCAGAGACGGACAGGCAGCGCACCGATGGCCGCCGCACCACCTGGGTGCCGGTGCTTCTTGCGCTTTTGATGGTTACCGCCGCGGGCTTTTTTATCGACCGTCAGAGCCACAGTATTTCCGAGCAGCGCATGCGCGCCGATGTTCTGGGGCAACTCTCCATCATCAGGGCCAAGCTCGAAGGCAATATCGCGAGCGATATCCAGCTCGTGCGGGGGCTGGTCTCGACCATTTCGAGCCAGCCGGACCTCAGTCAGGAACAGTTCCAGGTTCTGGCCGCGCATCTCTTCGAGGAAGAGAGCCAGCTGCGCTCCATTTCCGTGGCGCCCGATCTGGTGATCGCCATGACCTATCCGCCCAACCAGACCCGCAATATCGGCTTCGACTATCGCACCAGCCCTGGACAATGGGACGCGGTGAAGGAAGTCGTTGATACCGGCCGGCTGGTGCTGGCAGGTCCTGTCGATCTCATTCAGGGGGGCAAGGGCTTTATCGGCCGTTTCCCGATCTACAAGGGCACCGGGGAGGACAGATCGTTCTGGGGCATTGCCGCCGCGGTCATCGATATCGACCGGCTCTATCGCGACAGCGGCCTCTATGATCCGGACCTGCCGATTGAAATCGCCATCACCGGGCATGACAGCAAGGGCGGCGATGGCGCGCTGTTTTACGGCCGCGACCTGAGTGCCGAAAACCCGATCCTCGCCGATGTCGCGCTGCCGACGGGGAGCTGGCAGCTCAGCGCCATCCCGCGCGGCGGCTGGGCCCCGGATGGGCTGACCCAGTGGCTCCTGCGCGGATTGATCGTTCTGGCCGGCGGCCTCGTCATCCTGCCCATCTTCACCACCCGCCGCATGGTCGAACAGCGCTACCGGCACATTGGCCAGTTGCGGGTTAGGGAACGCGAATTGGCGGCCCTCACCGATCGGCTCAATCTGGCGCTGCAGACCTCACAGGTGGGGATCTGGGAGCTCGATCTCGACAGCGGGGCCGAATATTGGGACGCCCGCACCAACGAGCTCTATGGCCTGCCAGCCGACGCCGCGCCGCGCACCTACGAGCAGTGGCGCGCCATCGTCCACCCGGATGACCTCGAAAAGAGCGAGGCCGAATTCAAGCGCATGATCGCGACCGGCCATTATGAGGCTGTCTATCGTATCCGCCTCGATGACGGCACGGTCCGCCATGTCCGCTCCATCGCAATGGTCAAAAAGGTTCCGGGCGAGTCCGACCGCGTGCTTGGCGTCAACTGGGACATTACCCGGGACGTCGCCCTCAACGAGGATCTGCGCCGCGCCCACCAATTGACCGAGGCCCGCAACGCCGAGCTTGAGACCGCCAAGATCCGCATCGAGCATAACGCGCTGCACGATAGTCTGACCGGCCTGCCCAATCGCCGCTTTCTCGACGAAAAGCTCCAGGAGCATTCTGAGAACGGCTATATGGGGTCGGGCGGCATCGCCCTCCTTCATATCGATCTCGACCGCTTCAAGCAGATCAACGATACGCTCGGCCACGCTGCCGGCGACGCCATGCTGATCCACGCCAGCGAGGTCCTGCGCGCCAATTGCAAGCCGACCGACTTCGTCGCCCGCATCGGCGGTGACGAGTTCGTGGTGATGCTTGAGGCTGACGCGGATGATGCGAGCGTTGCCTGTCTCGCCGACAGTATCGTCCAGGCCATGCGCAAGCCCGCCCTGCACGAGGGCCACGAATGCCGGATCGGCGTCAGCGTTGGCCTTGCCACGGCGCGCGGCACCGATATCGACGTCAAGCAATTGCTCATCAATGCCGATATCGCGCTCTATCGAGCCAAGGGCCGCGGCCGCAATCGCTATGAGTTTTTCTCCGCAGCGCTGCAGGCAGAGGTGATCGACACCAAGCGCAGCGCCGACGAAATCCTCAAGGCGCTCGACACCAACGCCTTCATCGCCTTCTATCAGCCGCAGTTCGATGCCCACACACTCGACGTCGTCGGGGTCGAGGCCCTTGCCCGCTGGAACCACCCGACCGAGGGCATCAAGACACCCGACCGTTTCTTGAACATTGCCGAGGAGCTGAGCGTCGTCGCCAGCATCGACCGCATTGTGCTCGATCAGGCGCTGCGCGATCTCGATCGCTGGCAGGCCATGGGTCTCAATGTGCCCCGCGCCTCGGTCAATGTCTCCCAGCGGCGCCTTCATGATGAAGACCTCGTGCAGAGCCTGCGCGAGCTGCGCATCGAACCCGGCCGTATCGCCTTCGAGCTCGTGGAATCGATCTATCTCGACGAGAGCGACGGCCTCGTCGGCTGGAACATCGATCGCATCAAGGAACTGGGCATCGATATCGAGATCGATGATTTCGGCACCGGCTATGCCTCCATCGTCTCGCTTCAAAAACTCCATCCGCGCCGCCTCAAGATCGACCGCCAGCTGGTCGACCCGATCCTCACCGAGCCGGCGCAGCGGCGCCTCCTCGCCTCCATCGTCGATATCGGCAAATCCATGGGCATCGAGATTGTCGCCGAGGGCGTCGAAACTAGGGAGCACGCCGCCATCCTGCGCGATCTGGGCTGCGACATCCTTCAGGGCTATGCCTTCGCCCGTCCCATGGATTGCGACAGCCTGGAAGTCTTCCTCCGACAGGAAAGCTGGCGCTCGGCCTCCTAG
- the scpA gene encoding methylmalonyl-CoA mutase, whose amino-acid sequence MSADHEKWAKLAQKELRDTPLSALDRDYGGLPVKPVYLGDDGEVPGIEPFTRGVRATMYANRPWTIRQYAGFSTARESNAFYRQALEKGQKGLSVAFDLATHRGYDSDHPRVVGDVGKAGVAIDSVEDMKILFDGIPLDQMSVSMTMNGAVIPVLAMFIVAAEEQGVSQEKLEGTIQNDILKEFMVRNTYIYPPEPSMRIVGDIIAHTAEHMPKFNSISISGYHMHEAGATAVQELAFTLADGMEYVRAAQAKGLDIDAFAGRLSFFFGIGMNFFLEVAKLRAARKLWSEIMTDLGAKDPRSKMLRTHCQTSGVSLTEQDPHNNIVRTTIEALAATLGGTQSLHTNSFDEAIALPTEFSSRIARNTQLILQHESRITDVVDPLGGSYYVEALTDQLVSEAKKLIADAEAVGGMTPYVQSGGPKMAIEQAAALRQARVDRGDDVIVGVNRFRVETEEKIEVREIDNAKVRLEQIAQLEHIKATRDEDKCQSMLSALREYAAKDEGNLLTAAVEAARARATLGEISQALEDVFGRHRAVTRVISGVYAGGYGDDPQLKSVSDRVDAFKTSRGRAPSIFIAKMGQDGHDRGAKIIASAFADLGFTVHMGDLFETAPEVAAHAETYGVDAVGVSSLAAGHKTLVPELIGALRDRGLGDVTVIVGGVIPEPDYDFLYESGVAAIFGPGTNVLDAAFSVLNEIEGRLSNR is encoded by the coding sequence ATGTCAGCAGATCACGAGAAATGGGCCAAGCTGGCCCAAAAGGAACTCCGCGATACCCCGCTTTCCGCGCTCGACCGGGACTATGGCGGCCTGCCGGTGAAGCCGGTTTATCTCGGTGATGACGGCGAAGTGCCGGGCATTGAGCCGTTCACCCGTGGCGTGCGGGCGACCATGTACGCCAACCGGCCCTGGACCATCCGCCAGTATGCGGGCTTTTCGACCGCTCGGGAGTCCAACGCTTTCTACCGGCAGGCGCTCGAAAAGGGCCAGAAGGGGCTGTCAGTCGCCTTCGATCTCGCCACCCATCGCGGCTATGACAGCGATCATCCGCGCGTTGTCGGCGATGTCGGCAAGGCGGGCGTCGCCATCGACAGCGTCGAGGACATGAAGATCCTTTTCGACGGCATTCCGCTCGATCAGATGAGCGTGTCCATGACCATGAATGGCGCCGTCATCCCGGTGCTGGCCATGTTCATTGTCGCGGCCGAAGAGCAGGGCGTTTCCCAGGAAAAGCTCGAAGGGACCATCCAGAACGACATCCTCAAGGAGTTCATGGTCCGCAACACCTATATCTATCCACCTGAGCCCTCCATGCGCATTGTCGGCGACATCATCGCCCACACCGCCGAGCATATGCCGAAGTTCAATTCGATCTCGATCTCGGGCTATCACATGCACGAGGCCGGGGCGACCGCGGTGCAGGAACTGGCCTTCACCCTTGCCGACGGCATGGAATATGTCCGGGCCGCCCAGGCCAAGGGGCTCGATATCGACGCCTTTGCCGGGCGCCTCTCGTTCTTCTTCGGCATTGGCATGAACTTCTTCCTCGAGGTCGCAAAGCTCCGGGCAGCCCGGAAACTTTGGAGCGAGATCATGACCGATCTCGGCGCCAAGGATCCGCGCTCCAAAATGCTCCGCACCCATTGCCAGACCTCGGGCGTGTCGCTCACCGAGCAGGACCCGCACAACAATATCGTGCGCACGACCATCGAGGCGCTGGCGGCAACCCTCGGGGGCACCCAGTCGCTCCACACCAACTCCTTCGACGAGGCCATCGCCCTGCCGACCGAGTTCTCGAGCCGGATTGCCCGCAATACCCAGCTCATCCTCCAGCACGAAAGCCGCATCACCGATGTGGTCGATCCGCTCGGCGGCTCCTATTACGTCGAAGCGTTGACCGACCAGTTGGTCAGTGAAGCCAAAAAGCTCATCGCTGACGCCGAAGCTGTTGGCGGCATGACGCCCTATGTTCAGTCCGGCGGCCCAAAAATGGCCATCGAACAGGCGGCAGCCCTGCGCCAGGCCCGGGTCGACCGGGGCGACGATGTGATCGTTGGCGTCAACCGCTTTCGGGTCGAGACCGAAGAGAAAATCGAAGTCCGCGAAATCGATAATGCCAAGGTGCGCCTTGAGCAGATCGCCCAGCTCGAGCACATCAAGGCGACCCGCGACGAGGACAAGTGCCAGTCCATGCTTTCGGCGCTGCGCGAATATGCGGCCAAGGATGAGGGCAATCTCCTCACCGCCGCCGTCGAGGCCGCCCGTGCCCGCGCCACGCTGGGGGAAATTTCCCAGGCGCTGGAAGATGTGTTCGGCCGCCACCGCGCGGTCACCCGCGTCATCTCCGGCGTCTATGCCGGCGGCTATGGCGACGACCCGCAATTGAAATCGGTCTCCGATCGGGTTGATGCGTTCAAGACCTCGCGGGGCCGCGCGCCCTCGATCTTCATCGCCAAGATGGGGCAGGATGGACACGATCGCGGTGCCAAAATCATCGCGTCGGCTTTCGCCGATCTCGGCTTCACCGTCCACATGGGTGATCTCTTCGAGACCGCTCCGGAAGTGGCGGCCCACGCAGAAACCTACGGCGTCGATGCGGTGGGAGTTTCCTCGCTGGCAGCCGGACACAAGACGCTGGTGCCCGAGCTCATCGGCGCACTGCGCGATCGTGGCCTTGGTGATGTGACCGTCATTGTCGGGGGTGTCATCCCGGAGCCCGATTACGACTTCCTCTATGAGTCAGGGGTCGCCGCCATTTTCGGTCCGGGCACCAATGTGCTCGACGCGGCCTTTTCGGTGCTCAACGAAATCGAGGGAAGGCTGTCCAACAGATGA